A genomic segment from Stappia indica encodes:
- a CDS encoding ABC transporter permease — MPRRLLGLLLVLPALTVILFLFVLPLALSVVGAFETEAGYGLDNFTKSFALYSSDILFTVVIVSLSTCLIGLFSIAIGGYLTLGENPRAVAILRWLYRWPLFIPFIVVGQVLRTFLAKNGLMNNILVGAGLITPLQAVSFLDWRGIVIAFVWKQTPFVTLLLAGAMASVDRGTIEAARNLGASRLRILIEILVPQVATTLMVGLVLSFVTMMSVLSVPLMINAQSPTMLTADIAFRINAYGDYGVANALGLISLAATACVAWFYLRQSMRERG, encoded by the coding sequence ATGCCAAGACGCCTGCTCGGACTGCTTCTCGTCCTGCCCGCCCTGACGGTGATCCTGTTCCTGTTCGTACTGCCGCTCGCCCTTTCGGTGGTCGGCGCCTTCGAGACCGAGGCAGGCTACGGGCTGGACAACTTCACGAAGTCCTTTGCCCTCTATAGCTCCGACATCCTCTTCACCGTGGTGATCGTCAGCCTGTCGACCTGCCTGATCGGGCTCTTCTCGATCGCCATCGGCGGCTATCTGACGCTGGGCGAAAACCCGCGCGCCGTGGCGATCCTGCGCTGGCTGTACCGGTGGCCGCTGTTCATTCCCTTCATCGTCGTCGGTCAGGTGCTGCGCACCTTCCTCGCCAAGAACGGCTTGATGAACAACATTCTCGTCGGTGCCGGCCTCATCACCCCGCTGCAGGCGGTGAGCTTTCTCGACTGGCGCGGCATCGTCATCGCCTTCGTGTGGAAGCAGACGCCCTTCGTGACGCTGCTGCTCGCCGGCGCCATGGCCTCGGTCGACCGCGGCACCATCGAGGCGGCCCGCAATCTCGGCGCATCGCGGCTCCGCATCCTGATCGAGATCCTTGTGCCGCAGGTCGCCACCACGCTGATGGTCGGGCTGGTCCTGTCCTTCGTCACGATGATGTCGGTGCTCTCGGTGCCGCTGATGATCAACGCCCAGTCGCCGACCATGCTGACCGCCGACATCGCCTTCCGCATCAATGCCTATGGCGACTATGGCGTCGCTAATGCGCTCGGCCTGATCTCGCTCGCCGCGACCGCCTGCGTCGCGTGGTTCTATCTGCGCCAGAGCATGAGGGAACGCGGATGA
- a CDS encoding ABC transporter permease yields MSASSPPFARKAEPARIRLDLWWVPRAIVLGLIAFIIFGPLTNLVLWTVAERWYFPHALPLEYGFSYWERVFSPRGNAMESLANSVLVASLTVVLAIALAVPAGYALARLRLPFRALILLAFLIPQAFPNLPVYVNIARLFYQIGLNGTVIGVVLVHVTHGLVYAVWIATAAFSAVDSELEQAARSLGAGAFRAFRDVTLPLAAPGLLASAIFVFLESLDEFTGSYFVGAPDVNLLPLLLYTAGAGGNYQVASITALLLLIPSIAFMLVVERFLRSDVLSKVGH; encoded by the coding sequence ATGAGCGCCTCGTCGCCCCCCTTCGCGCGCAAGGCCGAGCCTGCGCGCATCCGCCTGGACCTTTGGTGGGTGCCGCGCGCCATCGTGCTCGGCCTCATCGCCTTCATCATCTTCGGTCCGTTGACCAACCTCGTCCTGTGGACCGTCGCCGAGCGCTGGTATTTTCCCCATGCGCTGCCGCTCGAATACGGCTTCAGCTACTGGGAGCGGGTGTTCTCGCCGCGCGGCAACGCGATGGAATCGCTTGCCAACAGCGTCCTGGTGGCGAGCCTGACGGTGGTTCTGGCCATCGCGCTGGCAGTGCCTGCCGGCTATGCGCTGGCGCGCCTGCGCCTGCCGTTCCGGGCGCTGATCCTGCTGGCCTTCCTGATCCCGCAGGCCTTCCCGAACCTGCCGGTCTACGTCAACATCGCCCGGCTCTTCTACCAGATCGGCCTCAACGGCACGGTCATCGGCGTCGTCCTGGTACATGTCACCCACGGGCTGGTCTATGCGGTCTGGATCGCCACTGCGGCCTTCTCCGCCGTCGACAGCGAGCTGGAACAGGCGGCCCGCTCGCTCGGGGCCGGCGCCTTCCGCGCGTTCCGGGACGTGACGCTGCCGCTTGCCGCCCCGGGGCTGCTGGCGAGCGCGATCTTCGTGTTCCTGGAATCCCTCGACGAGTTCACCGGCAGCTATTTCGTCGGCGCCCCCGATGTGAATCTGCTGCCGCTTCTGCTTTATACCGCAGGGGCAGGCGGAAACTATCAGGTGGCATCGATCACGGCACTGTTGCTCCTGATCCCGTCCATTGCTTTCATGCTCGTCGTCGAGCGATTCCTCAGATCCGACGTGCTGTCGAAGGTTGGCCATTGA
- a CDS encoding LacI family DNA-binding transcriptional regulator produces the protein MKRDQGDKTPARRFISAQQVAQKAGVSRSAVSRAFTPGASIAPETREKVMQAAAELGYQVNDLARGLLANRSRLVGLIVTRPEVGFRAHLVSALTRALILRGSVPLIINTGSLEQELQAAQNALFGYRAAATIILSGSPPASFVELARRNGQPLIMIGRSEPDCDHVRIDNTGAARAAARLFVERGFTRLAVAGVSSATPSLVEREKAFADEAQRLGAHVARAHGEEANYAGGQQAADALFSPDATPRRPEAVFCVNDLVAIGLMDRARSRFSLDIPRDLAVIGFDDIPEASWDSYRLSTFRQDPEKMAEGAVAHLERRLTDLDAPPSTLRLEATFVERATTPGR, from the coding sequence TTGAAACGGGACCAGGGCGACAAGACCCCCGCACGGCGCTTCATCAGCGCGCAGCAGGTGGCACAAAAGGCCGGCGTATCGCGCTCGGCGGTCTCGCGCGCGTTCACGCCCGGCGCCAGCATCGCACCGGAGACCCGCGAGAAGGTCATGCAGGCGGCGGCCGAGCTCGGCTATCAGGTCAATGACCTGGCGCGCGGGCTGCTCGCCAATCGCAGCCGCCTCGTCGGGCTGATCGTCACCCGGCCCGAAGTGGGATTTCGCGCCCATCTCGTCTCCGCCCTGACACGGGCGCTGATCCTGCGTGGCAGCGTGCCTCTGATCATCAACACCGGCAGCCTCGAGCAGGAGCTTCAGGCGGCGCAGAACGCCCTGTTCGGATATCGGGCCGCTGCAACGATCATCCTGTCCGGCTCGCCCCCGGCCTCCTTCGTGGAGCTGGCCCGGCGCAACGGCCAGCCGCTGATCATGATCGGGCGCTCCGAGCCCGACTGCGATCACGTGCGCATCGACAATACCGGCGCGGCCCGAGCGGCCGCACGGCTCTTCGTCGAACGCGGCTTCACACGCCTTGCGGTGGCCGGTGTCTCCTCGGCGACGCCCAGCCTTGTCGAACGCGAGAAAGCCTTTGCGGACGAGGCCCAACGCCTTGGAGCCCATGTTGCCCGCGCTCACGGCGAGGAAGCGAACTATGCGGGCGGCCAGCAAGCCGCCGACGCGCTGTTTTCTCCCGATGCGACGCCCCGAAGACCCGAGGCGGTCTTCTGCGTCAACGATCTGGTCGCCATCGGCCTCATGGACCGGGCACGCAGCCGCTTCAGCCTCGACATTCCGCGCGATCTCGCCGTCATCGGCTTCGACGACATTCCCGAGGCCTCCTGGGACTCCTACCGGCTCAGCACCTTCCGGCAGGACCCAGAAAAGATGGCAGAAGGTGCCGTCGCCCATCTGGAGCGACGGTTGACCGACCTGGATGCGCCGCCCTCGACCCTGAGGCTGGAAGCCACTTTCGTGGAACGCGCGACGACGCCCGGACGTTGA
- the gloB gene encoding hydroxyacylglutathione hydrolase, giving the protein MSADNRRAVIRQFTCLDDNFGVLVHVPESASGPGGTIAIDVPHPDPYKEVLRETGWTLTDILVTHHHWDHVQGLEKLKADTGARVTGPALSRDKIAGLDAFVEDGDEITVAGIAFKAIGTPGHTLDQISWWAPELSFAHTGDTLFSLGCGRIFEGDPAMMWASLEKLAHLLPPQTSIHCGHEYTLSNARFALTVDPDNAALKARVAEVESLRQKGLPTLPTTMAAELATNPFLRPGDPAIRKHLGLEGASDAAVFAEIRRRKDTF; this is encoded by the coding sequence ATGAGCGCTGACAACCGGCGAGCGGTAATCCGCCAGTTCACCTGCCTCGACGACAATTTCGGCGTCCTTGTCCATGTGCCGGAAAGCGCCAGCGGACCGGGCGGCACCATCGCCATCGACGTGCCTCACCCCGATCCCTACAAGGAGGTGCTGAGGGAGACCGGCTGGACGCTGACGGACATTCTCGTCACTCACCACCACTGGGACCATGTCCAGGGGCTGGAGAAGCTCAAGGCCGACACAGGCGCCCGCGTCACCGGCCCCGCCCTGTCGCGCGACAAGATCGCCGGGCTCGACGCCTTTGTGGAAGACGGCGACGAGATCACGGTCGCGGGGATCGCCTTCAAGGCGATCGGCACGCCCGGCCATACGCTCGACCAGATCTCGTGGTGGGCGCCGGAACTCTCCTTCGCCCATACCGGCGACACGTTGTTCTCGCTTGGCTGCGGCCGCATCTTCGAGGGCGATCCGGCGATGATGTGGGCTTCGCTGGAAAAGCTCGCCCACCTGCTGCCGCCGCAAACCTCCATCCATTGCGGCCACGAATACACTCTGTCCAACGCCCGCTTCGCGCTGACTGTCGATCCCGACAACGCCGCCCTGAAGGCGCGGGTTGCCGAGGTGGAGAGCCTGCGGCAGAAGGGCCTGCCGACGCTGCCGACGACGATGGCGGCGGAACTGGCGACAAATCCGTTCCTGCGCCCCGGCGACCCTGCGATCCGCAAGCACCTGGGCCTCGAAGGGGCAAGCGATGCGGCGGTCTTTGCCGAGATCCGGCGTCGCAAGGACACGTTCTGA
- a CDS encoding cupin domain-containing protein: protein MTAAEIISMLGLTPHPEGGHYRETFRDSETDAAGRARSTAIYYLLEAGELSAWHRVDAVEIWHWHAGGPLALTISENGHDARALHLGNDLAAGQHPQGIVPAGAWQTAESLGRWTLVGCTVAPGFEFAGFEMAPPGWRPVPRG from the coding sequence ATGACCGCCGCCGAGATCATCTCGATGCTCGGCCTCACGCCGCACCCCGAAGGCGGGCACTACCGGGAGACGTTCCGCGACAGCGAGACGGATGCCGCGGGCCGTGCCCGCTCGACCGCCATCTACTATCTGCTGGAGGCGGGCGAGCTCTCGGCCTGGCACCGGGTGGATGCGGTCGAGATCTGGCACTGGCACGCCGGCGGGCCGCTCGCCCTGACCATCTCGGAGAACGGACACGACGCCCGCGCCCTGCATCTGGGAAACGACCTTGCCGCCGGCCAGCACCCGCAAGGCATCGTACCGGCAGGAGCGTGGCAGACGGCCGAAAGCCTCGGCCGCTGGACGCTGGTCGGTTGCACCGTGGCGCCCGGCTTCGAGTTTGCCGGCTTCGAGATGGCGCCTCCCGGCTGGCGGCCCGTTCCACGCGGCTGA
- a CDS encoding argininosuccinate synthase, with protein MAHKDIKKVVLAYSGGLDTSIILKWLQTEYGCEVVTFTADLGQGEELEPARKKAELLGIKEIHIDDLREEFIRDFVFPMFRANAVYEGVYLLGTSIARPLISKRLIEIAHETGADAIAHGATGKGNDQVRFELSAYALDPDIKVIAPWRDWTFKSRTDLIEFAEQHQIPVPKDKRGEAPFSVDANMLHSSSEGKVLEDPWEEPPAYVYQRTVDPMEAPDVPTEITIGFEKGDAVSLNGEKLSPATLFAKLNEYGRENGIGRLDLVENRFVGMKSRGVYETPGGTILLTAHRAIESITLDRGASHLKDELMPRYAELIYNGFWFSPEREMLQAAIDKSQEKVAGEVRLKLYKGNVIVVGRQSPYSLYSEELVTFEDDRGAYDQKDAAGFIRLNALRLRTLAKRDRLK; from the coding sequence ATGGCACACAAAGACATCAAGAAGGTGGTGCTCGCCTATTCCGGCGGCCTCGATACCTCGATCATCCTGAAGTGGCTGCAGACCGAATACGGCTGCGAGGTGGTGACCTTCACCGCCGATCTCGGTCAGGGCGAAGAGCTGGAGCCGGCGCGCAAGAAGGCCGAGCTGCTCGGCATCAAGGAAATCCACATCGACGATCTGCGCGAGGAATTCATCCGCGACTTCGTCTTCCCGATGTTCCGTGCCAATGCGGTCTACGAGGGCGTCTACCTGCTCGGCACCTCCATCGCCCGTCCGCTGATCTCCAAGCGGCTGATCGAGATCGCCCACGAGACCGGCGCCGACGCGATCGCCCACGGCGCCACCGGCAAGGGCAACGACCAGGTTCGCTTCGAGCTGTCGGCCTACGCGCTCGACCCGGACATCAAGGTCATCGCTCCCTGGCGCGACTGGACCTTCAAGTCCCGTACCGACCTCATCGAATTCGCCGAGCAGCACCAGATCCCGGTGCCGAAGGACAAGCGCGGCGAGGCGCCGTTCTCTGTCGACGCCAACATGCTGCACTCCTCGTCCGAGGGTAAGGTCCTCGAGGATCCGTGGGAGGAGCCGCCGGCATATGTCTACCAGCGCACCGTCGACCCGATGGAGGCGCCGGATGTCCCGACCGAGATCACCATCGGCTTCGAGAAGGGCGACGCCGTGTCGCTCAACGGCGAGAAGCTGTCGCCGGCAACCCTGTTCGCCAAGCTGAACGAGTATGGCCGGGAGAACGGCATCGGCCGCCTCGACCTCGTCGAGAACCGCTTCGTCGGCATGAAGTCGCGCGGCGTTTACGAGACGCCGGGCGGCACGATCCTGCTCACCGCCCACCGGGCGATCGAGTCGATCACTCTCGACCGCGGCGCCAGCCACCTGAAGGACGAGCTGATGCCGCGCTATGCGGAGCTCATCTACAACGGCTTCTGGTTCTCGCCGGAGCGCGAGATGCTGCAGGCCGCCATCGACAAGAGCCAGGAAAAGGTCGCCGGCGAGGTCCGCCTCAAGCTCTACAAGGGCAACGTCATCGTCGTCGGCCGCCAGTCGCCCTACTCGCTCTACTCCGAGGAGCTGGTGACGTTCGAGGACGATCGCGGCGCCTACGACCAGAAGGACGCGGCCGGCTTCATCCGCCTGAACGCCCTGCGCCTGCGCACCCTGGCCAAGCGCGACCGGCTGAAGTGA
- a CDS encoding polyprenyl synthetase family protein — translation MLETLLALQPCEEEPARPDRLVEAMRYAALGGGKRLRPGLMIAAARLFGRDDEGVLVAAAALECIHCYSLVHDDLPAMDDDDMRRGRPTVHRAFDEATAILAGDALLTLAFDLVADPRVHVDADVRLSASRDLARAAGVGGMAGGQMLDLAAEHSTLGEAEIRLLQSMKTGALIRYAARTGARLAGASDEDIERLTRFGEVIGLAFQLADDLLDVEGDAAALGKAAGKDAAAGKATLVALKGAEWTRAELSRLVGEAETLLAPYGARAAPLAGLARFVAVRDR, via the coding sequence ATGCTCGAGACCCTGCTTGCCTTGCAGCCGTGCGAAGAGGAGCCGGCGCGCCCCGACCGGCTTGTCGAAGCAATGCGCTATGCGGCGCTCGGGGGCGGCAAGCGGCTGCGCCCGGGCTTGATGATCGCGGCGGCGCGGCTGTTCGGCCGCGACGACGAGGGCGTGCTCGTCGCGGCCGCCGCTCTCGAATGCATCCACTGTTATTCGCTCGTCCATGACGATCTTCCGGCGATGGACGACGACGACATGCGCCGCGGCCGGCCGACGGTTCACCGCGCCTTCGACGAGGCGACGGCGATCCTTGCCGGCGACGCGCTGCTGACGCTGGCCTTCGATCTCGTCGCCGATCCGCGGGTGCATGTGGACGCCGACGTCCGGCTGTCGGCGTCGCGCGACCTGGCGCGCGCCGCCGGTGTCGGCGGCATGGCGGGCGGGCAGATGCTCGATCTTGCAGCCGAACACAGCACGCTCGGCGAGGCGGAGATCCGCCTGCTGCAGTCGATGAAGACCGGCGCCTTGATCCGCTATGCGGCGCGCACCGGCGCCCGGCTTGCCGGGGCATCTGATGAGGATATCGAGCGGCTTACCCGGTTCGGTGAGGTGATCGGCCTTGCGTTCCAGCTGGCCGACGACCTGCTCGACGTCGAGGGCGATGCGGCCGCGCTCGGCAAGGCGGCCGGCAAGGATGCGGCCGCCGGCAAGGCGACGCTGGTTGCGCTCAAGGGCGCCGAGTGGACGCGCGCGGAGCTTTCCCGTCTGGTCGGCGAGGCGGAGACGCTGCTTGCCCCGTATGGCGCTCGCGCGGCGCCGCTTGCGGGGCTTGCCCGGTTCGTTGCTGTCCGCGACCGCTGA
- the mtgA gene encoding monofunctional biosynthetic peptidoglycan transglycosylase — protein sequence MSEGEVRSETRRPRRRRLRRIVLRTLLAIVLLPPVLTLLWAVVPPISTLMLARYVQGLWVDRDYVSLDAISPHLVRSVVASEDARFCQHGGVDWEALESQIAALNDGDDVRGASTITMQVAKNLFLWNDRSYVRKAVELPLALMIDAMLTKRRILEIYLNIAEWGEGVFGAEAAAQAWFGKPAKDLDRTEAARLATALPNPIARNPARPRPGHDRLARINRGRAAAIEPHLDCIPGFGP from the coding sequence ATGAGCGAAGGCGAAGTCAGGAGCGAGACGCGACGGCCGCGCCGCAGGCGCTTGCGACGGATCGTGCTGCGTACGCTTCTCGCCATTGTGCTGCTGCCGCCCGTCCTGACCCTGCTCTGGGCCGTGGTGCCGCCCATAAGCACGCTGATGCTCGCCCGCTATGTCCAGGGGCTCTGGGTCGACCGCGACTATGTGTCCCTCGACGCAATCTCCCCGCATCTCGTGCGGTCCGTCGTCGCCTCGGAGGATGCCCGCTTCTGCCAGCATGGCGGCGTCGACTGGGAGGCGCTGGAGAGCCAGATCGCCGCGCTGAACGACGGCGACGACGTGCGCGGCGCCTCGACCATCACCATGCAGGTCGCCAAGAACCTGTTCCTGTGGAACGACCGCAGCTATGTCCGCAAGGCCGTGGAACTGCCGCTGGCGCTGATGATCGACGCCATGCTGACCAAGCGGCGGATCCTGGAAATCTACCTCAACATCGCGGAATGGGGCGAGGGCGTCTTCGGAGCGGAGGCAGCGGCGCAGGCCTGGTTCGGCAAGCCCGCGAAGGACCTCGATCGTACGGAAGCCGCGCGCCTGGCCACCGCGCTTCCCAACCCGATCGCCCGCAATCCGGCCCGGCCGCGCCCCGGCCACGACCGGCTGGCGCGGATCAATCGCGGCCGGGCCGCGGCGATCGAGCCGCATCTGGACTGCATCCCCGGTTTCGGCCCCTGA
- the rpmF gene encoding 50S ribosomal protein L32, with translation MAVPKRKTTRMKRGARRSADALKQPTYVEDKDSGELRRPHHVDLKTGMYRGRQILAVKEDV, from the coding sequence ATGGCCGTTCCGAAGAGAAAAACCACGCGCATGAAGCGCGGCGCGCGTCGCTCCGCGGACGCCCTGAAGCAGCCGACCTATGTCGAGGACAAGGATTCGGGCGAACTTCGCCGCCCGCATCACGTCGACCTGAAGACGGGCATGTACCGGGGCCGCCAGATCCTGGCGGTGAAGGAAGACGTCTGA
- the phbB gene encoding acetoacetyl-CoA reductase, whose protein sequence is MSNVAIVTGGTRGIGAAISKGLKAAGYTVAATYAGNTEKAEAFKAETGIHVYQWDVADPEACNQGVGQVVSDLGAVEVLVNNAGITRDGWFHKMDFEQWSAVIRTNLDSMFTMTRPVIDGMRERGHGRIINISSINGQKGQLGQTNYSAAKAGVIGFTKALASENARKGITVNAICPGYIDTDMVAAVPEKVLEGIIAGIPVGRLGQAEEIAAAVAYLASKEAAFMTGAVLTINGGQYYANG, encoded by the coding sequence ATGAGCAATGTGGCAATCGTGACGGGTGGTACGCGTGGCATCGGCGCCGCCATCTCCAAGGGCCTGAAGGCCGCAGGCTACACGGTGGCGGCGACCTATGCCGGCAACACCGAGAAGGCCGAGGCGTTCAAGGCGGAGACGGGCATCCACGTCTACCAGTGGGATGTGGCCGATCCCGAGGCCTGCAACCAGGGTGTGGGGCAGGTGGTTTCCGACCTCGGTGCCGTGGAGGTGCTCGTCAACAATGCCGGCATCACCCGTGACGGCTGGTTCCACAAGATGGACTTCGAGCAGTGGTCGGCGGTGATCCGCACCAATCTCGATTCCATGTTCACCATGACACGCCCGGTCATCGACGGCATGCGCGAGCGCGGCCACGGCCGCATCATCAACATTTCGTCCATAAACGGACAGAAGGGCCAGCTCGGCCAGACCAACTACTCGGCCGCCAAGGCCGGCGTGATCGGTTTCACCAAGGCGCTGGCGTCCGAAAACGCCCGCAAGGGCATCACGGTCAACGCCATTTGCCCGGGCTATATCGACACCGACATGGTGGCGGCGGTGCCGGAAAAGGTTCTGGAGGGGATCATCGCGGGCATTCCGGTCGGCCGGCTCGGCCAGGCGGAGGAGATCGCGGCTGCGGTTGCCTATCTCGCCTCGAAGGAAGCCGCGTTCATGACCGGCGCCGTGCTGACCATCAACGGTGGCCAGTACTACGCCAACGGCTGA
- a CDS encoding acetyl-CoA C-acetyltransferase, with amino-acid sequence MSASNDVVIVSATRTAVGSFNGAFANTPAHELGAVAIRSALERASVAAADVDEVVFGQVLTAGQGQNPARQAAILAGIPDSATAWVLNQVCGSGLRTVAIAMQQIAAGDASIIVAGGQENMSLSPHCAHMRAGYKMGDYKMIDTMIKDGLWDAFNGYHMGQTAENVAQKWQISREQQDEFAVASQNKAEAAQKAGRFKDEITPVTIKERKGDRIVEDDEYIRHGASLDSMTKLRPAFAKEGSVTAGNASGINDGAAALVVMSAAEAARRGLTPLARVASWATAGVDPTIMGSGPIPASRKALAKAGWKVEDLDLVEANEAFAAQACAVNKDMGWNPDIVNVNGGAIAIGHPIGASGARVLVTLLHEMARRDAKKGLATLCIGGGMGVALCVER; translated from the coding sequence ATGAGCGCATCCAACGACGTCGTCATCGTCAGCGCAACGCGCACCGCTGTCGGATCCTTCAACGGCGCTTTCGCAAACACGCCCGCCCATGAGCTCGGGGCTGTAGCGATCCGCTCGGCGCTCGAGCGCGCCTCGGTTGCCGCCGCCGATGTCGACGAGGTCGTGTTCGGCCAGGTGCTGACGGCGGGCCAGGGCCAGAACCCGGCACGCCAGGCCGCCATCCTGGCCGGTATCCCCGACAGCGCGACGGCCTGGGTGCTGAACCAGGTCTGCGGTTCGGGCCTGCGTACCGTCGCCATCGCCATGCAGCAGATCGCGGCGGGCGATGCGTCCATCATCGTTGCCGGCGGCCAGGAGAACATGTCCCTGTCGCCGCATTGCGCCCATATGCGCGCCGGCTACAAGATGGGCGACTACAAGATGATCGACACGATGATCAAGGATGGTCTGTGGGACGCCTTCAACGGCTACCACATGGGCCAGACGGCCGAGAACGTCGCACAGAAGTGGCAGATCTCCCGCGAGCAGCAGGACGAGTTTGCGGTCGCCTCGCAGAACAAGGCGGAAGCCGCGCAGAAGGCCGGCCGCTTCAAGGACGAGATCACGCCGGTGACGATCAAGGAGCGCAAGGGCGACCGGATCGTCGAGGACGACGAGTATATCCGCCACGGCGCGAGCCTCGACAGCATGACCAAGCTGCGCCCGGCCTTTGCCAAGGAAGGTTCGGTAACGGCGGGCAATGCGTCGGGCATCAACGACGGCGCTGCTGCTCTGGTTGTGATGAGTGCGGCAGAGGCTGCACGCCGCGGCCTGACGCCGCTTGCCCGTGTGGCCTCCTGGGCAACCGCCGGTGTCGATCCGACGATCATGGGCTCCGGCCCGATCCCGGCCTCGCGCAAGGCGCTGGCCAAGGCCGGCTGGAAGGTCGAGGACCTCGATCTCGTGGAGGCCAACGAGGCCTTTGCCGCCCAGGCCTGTGCGGTGAACAAGGACATGGGCTGGAACCCGGACATCGTGAACGTCAACGGTGGCGCGATCGCCATCGGTCACCCGATCGGCGCCTCGGGCGCGCGCGTGCTCGTCACGCTGCTGCACGAGATGGCGCGCCGCGACGCCAAGAAGGGCCTGGCGACGCTGTGCATCGGCGGCGGCATGGGTGTGGCGCTCTGCGTGGAGCGCTGA
- the phaR gene encoding polyhydroxyalkanoate synthesis repressor PhaR, whose protein sequence is MATKSNEPTIIKKYANRRLYNTGTSTYVTLEDLALMVKDEEDFVVFDAKTGDEITRSVLTQIIFEQENKGQNLLPITFLRQLIRFYGDSMQNVVPSYLDFSISSLTREQDKLREQMASAFGSTAFDAIEDQVKRNAEIFDRAMRMFLPFGTGKEGEAQARAADPARGTEPASADDLDALKKQLADMQKKIDAIAGGGRE, encoded by the coding sequence ATGGCTACAAAAAGCAACGAGCCGACCATCATCAAGAAATACGCAAACCGGCGTCTCTACAACACCGGGACCAGCACATACGTAACGCTGGAAGACCTCGCCCTGATGGTGAAGGACGAGGAAGATTTCGTGGTCTTCGACGCGAAGACGGGCGACGAGATCACTCGCTCCGTGCTCACCCAGATCATCTTCGAGCAGGAGAACAAGGGACAGAACCTGCTGCCGATCACATTCCTGCGTCAGCTGATCCGCTTCTATGGCGACAGCATGCAGAACGTGGTGCCGTCCTATCTCGACTTCTCGATATCCTCGCTCACCAGGGAGCAGGACAAGCTGCGCGAGCAGATGGCCAGCGCCTTCGGCTCTACAGCCTTCGACGCGATCGAGGACCAGGTGAAGCGCAACGCGGAGATCTTCGATCGCGCCATGCGCATGTTCCTGCCCTTCGGCACCGGCAAGGAGGGGGAAGCCCAGGCACGGGCGGCAGACCCTGCGAGAGGTACCGAACCTGCGAGCGCCGACGATCTCGACGCGCTGAAAAAGCAGCTCGCCGACATGCAGAAGAAGATCGACGCCATCGCCGGCGGCGGCCGCGAGTAG
- a CDS encoding GlcG/HbpS family heme-binding protein translates to MSKLTLSSAEKIVDAALAKGAELGLKPLTVAVLDAGGHLVALKRQDGSSILRPQVASGKAYGAIAVGAGSRWLDENAKTRPHFVQALNGVAGGAIVPVPGGVLIRAGEGGEILGAVGISGDTSDNDEACAVAGIEAAGFGADRG, encoded by the coding sequence ATGAGCAAACTGACCCTTTCCAGCGCGGAAAAGATTGTCGATGCGGCGCTCGCCAAGGGCGCCGAACTCGGCCTCAAGCCGCTCACCGTCGCCGTGCTCGACGCCGGAGGCCATCTTGTCGCGCTGAAGCGCCAGGATGGATCCTCGATCCTGCGGCCGCAGGTGGCGAGCGGCAAGGCCTATGGGGCGATTGCGGTGGGGGCCGGTTCGCGCTGGCTCGACGAGAATGCGAAGACGCGGCCGCATTTCGTGCAGGCCCTGAATGGTGTCGCGGGCGGCGCCATCGTTCCGGTGCCGGGCGGCGTGCTGATTCGCGCTGGCGAAGGCGGCGAGATCCTCGGTGCCGTCGGCATCAGCGGCGACACTTCGGACAATGACGAGGCCTGCGCCGTGGCGGGCATCGAAGCGGCCGGCTTCGGCGCCGACCGCGGCTGA